The following proteins come from a genomic window of Streptomyces sp. GS7:
- a CDS encoding copper chaperone PCu(A)C — MNRPRLVAVAVPLLTCLATLGTLTAWAATGNAGTPARLTAGEGRVLIPAGDDATAAFFTLRNTGTADDVLTSVTGPAGHRTMLSRDVPAGRNARTMAMVPSATVPAGGSLAMTPATLDVMISPPPRLTPGDRLTFTFHFRDSPPLTVRARAVRPGEQ; from the coding sequence ATGAACCGCCCGCGCCTGGTGGCGGTCGCCGTACCGCTCCTCACCTGCCTGGCGACCCTCGGTACGCTCACGGCCTGGGCCGCGACCGGTAACGCGGGCACCCCCGCCCGGCTGACCGCCGGCGAGGGGCGCGTGCTGATCCCCGCCGGCGACGACGCCACCGCCGCGTTCTTCACCCTGCGCAACACCGGAACCGCGGACGACGTCCTGACCTCGGTCACCGGTCCGGCGGGCCACCGGACCATGCTCAGCCGTGACGTCCCCGCCGGCCGCAACGCCCGCACCATGGCGATGGTCCCCTCCGCGACCGTCCCGGCCGGCGGATCGCTGGCCATGACGCCCGCGACCCTGGACGTCATGATCAGCCCGCCGCCCCGGCTCACCCCCGGCGACCGCCTCACCTTCACCTTTCACTTCCGCGACAGCCCCCCGCTGACCGTGCGGGCCCGTGCGGTTCGCCCCGGCGAGCAGTAG
- a CDS encoding ferredoxin, with protein MVSEVAWQVEIDPQLCIASGACAGIAPELFVLDGAHSRPVRTDIAADERALDAAEVCPAMAITVRDGEGRVIGPRP; from the coding sequence GTGGTGAGCGAGGTGGCCTGGCAGGTGGAGATCGATCCGCAGCTCTGCATCGCCTCCGGCGCCTGCGCCGGGATCGCGCCGGAGCTGTTCGTGCTGGACGGCGCGCATTCCCGGCCGGTGCGTACGGACATCGCAGCGGACGAGCGCGCGTTGGACGCGGCGGAGGTGTGTCCGGCGATGGCCATCACGGTCCGGGACGGCGAGGGGCGGGTGATCGGGCCGCGGCCGTAG
- a CDS encoding heavy metal translocating P-type ATPase, with translation MTCAACVGRVEKKLGRMDGVTASVNLATGRARITHPAAVSVGELIATVEAAGFTARLPDPVAPEPDGTRRPAEDTGRHDDGSRAERQRLLLTALLSVPVLVLSMVPGWQFRNWQWLCFVLAAPVAVWGAAPFHLRALRGLRHGAATMDTLVSLGVAASFTWSTYALFLGGAGAPGMTMPFSLLPGAGDGTAHLYLEAAVGVPLFVLAGRRMEAGARRGTGAALRSLAELAAKEVAVRGEDGVERRIPADRLRVGDRFLVRPGERVATDGTVVAGGSALDLSLISGESRPVEVGPGSEVVGGAVNSGGLLEVRADAVGGDTQLARITRLVEDAQTGKTRAQRLADAVAAVFVPAVLTVSVTVLGFWLGAGADPQAAVTAAVAVLVVACPCALGLATPTALLAATGRGAQLGILVSGPRALERLRRIDTVVLDKTGTLTTGRMTVGALTPRAGGLGPEEAVRLAATVEQGSEHPVARAITAYARDRTADRPLQPAASVRDFTATPGLGVRGTADGHEVTVVRPPDDPGDLPAPLPDAVRAAETAGHTAVLVTVDGVPEAVIAVGDTLRPDGYRAVDHLRRLGLRPVLATGDRAATARTVAGALAITEVHAQAGPQDKAALVTTLKEQGGRVAVVGDGVNDAAALALADLGIAMGSGTDAAIGAADVTLVREDLQAIADAVRLARRTLGTIRGNLLWAFGYNLVTVPLAAVGLLNPMLAAAAMSASSLLVVGNSLRLCAWRPPGAARSARRTDSPRNKATWGTS, from the coding sequence ATGACCTGCGCCGCCTGCGTGGGGCGGGTCGAGAAGAAGCTCGGGCGGATGGACGGCGTGACCGCCTCGGTGAACCTGGCGACGGGGCGGGCACGGATCACTCACCCCGCGGCGGTCTCCGTAGGCGAACTCATCGCCACCGTGGAGGCCGCCGGGTTCACGGCACGGCTTCCCGACCCCGTCGCACCGGAGCCCGACGGCACCCGGCGGCCGGCCGAGGACACCGGCCGCCACGACGACGGATCGCGCGCCGAGCGGCAGCGGCTGCTGCTGACCGCCCTGCTGTCCGTGCCGGTACTGGTGCTGTCGATGGTGCCGGGCTGGCAGTTCCGCAACTGGCAGTGGCTGTGCTTCGTGCTCGCCGCACCGGTCGCCGTATGGGGCGCCGCGCCCTTCCACCTCCGCGCACTGCGGGGCCTGCGCCACGGCGCCGCGACCATGGACACCCTGGTCTCCCTCGGCGTCGCCGCGTCGTTCACCTGGTCCACCTACGCGCTCTTCCTCGGCGGAGCCGGCGCGCCCGGCATGACGATGCCGTTCAGCCTGCTGCCCGGCGCCGGCGACGGGACCGCGCACCTGTATCTCGAAGCGGCCGTCGGCGTACCGCTGTTCGTCCTGGCCGGACGCCGGATGGAAGCCGGGGCCCGGCGGGGCACCGGCGCGGCGCTCCGTTCGCTGGCCGAACTCGCCGCGAAGGAGGTGGCGGTACGCGGCGAGGACGGCGTCGAGCGCCGTATCCCGGCCGATCGGCTGCGGGTCGGGGACCGGTTCCTGGTACGGCCGGGGGAGCGGGTCGCCACGGACGGCACCGTCGTCGCCGGCGGCTCGGCACTGGACCTCTCGCTGATCAGCGGTGAGAGCCGTCCGGTCGAGGTCGGGCCGGGCTCCGAGGTGGTCGGTGGCGCGGTCAACTCCGGCGGTCTGCTGGAAGTCCGGGCGGACGCCGTGGGCGGCGACACCCAACTCGCCAGGATCACCCGGCTCGTCGAGGACGCCCAGACCGGCAAGACCCGGGCGCAGCGCCTCGCCGACGCGGTGGCCGCGGTCTTCGTGCCCGCCGTACTGACCGTCTCGGTCACCGTCCTGGGCTTCTGGCTCGGCGCCGGGGCCGATCCGCAGGCGGCCGTCACCGCGGCGGTGGCGGTACTCGTCGTCGCCTGCCCGTGTGCGCTGGGCCTGGCCACCCCGACCGCGCTGCTGGCCGCCACCGGACGCGGCGCCCAGCTCGGAATCCTGGTCAGCGGCCCGCGCGCCCTGGAACGACTGCGCCGGATCGACACCGTCGTCCTCGACAAGACCGGCACCCTCACCACGGGGCGGATGACGGTCGGCGCCCTGACACCGCGGGCCGGCGGCCTCGGTCCGGAGGAAGCCGTCCGGCTCGCCGCCACCGTCGAGCAGGGCTCCGAGCACCCCGTGGCGCGCGCCATCACCGCGTACGCCCGCGACCGCACCGCGGACCGCCCCCTGCAACCGGCCGCCTCCGTACGCGACTTCACCGCCACCCCCGGCCTCGGCGTACGCGGTACGGCGGACGGGCACGAGGTGACGGTCGTCCGGCCGCCGGACGACCCCGGCGACCTCCCGGCTCCGCTGCCGGACGCGGTGCGGGCGGCCGAGACCGCCGGCCACACCGCGGTCCTCGTCACCGTCGACGGAGTCCCGGAAGCGGTCATCGCCGTCGGCGACACCCTGCGCCCCGACGGGTACCGCGCGGTCGACCATCTGCGCCGCCTGGGCCTGCGGCCCGTCCTGGCCACCGGCGACCGCGCGGCCACCGCCCGCACGGTCGCCGGAGCGCTCGCCATCACCGAGGTCCACGCCCAGGCCGGCCCCCAGGACAAGGCAGCGCTGGTCACGACCCTCAAGGAGCAGGGCGGCCGGGTCGCCGTGGTCGGCGACGGCGTCAACGACGCGGCGGCCCTCGCGCTCGCCGACCTCGGCATCGCCATGGGCAGCGGCACCGACGCGGCGATCGGCGCCGCGGACGTGACCCTCGTACGCGAGGACCTCCAGGCCATCGCCGACGCCGTACGCCTCGCCCGCCGCACGCTCGGCACCATCCGCGGCAACCTCCTCTGGGCCTTCGGCTACAACCTGGTCACCGTGCCGCTCGCCGCGGTCGGTCTGCTCAACCCGATGCTCGCGGCAGCCGCGATGTCCGCCAGCTCCCTGCTCGTCGTCGGCAACAGCCTGCGCCTGTGCGCCTGGCGGCCCCCGGGCGCCGCACGCTCCGCCCGGCGCACCGACTCACCTCGCAACAAGGCCACTTGGGGGACCTCATGA
- a CDS encoding MarR family winged helix-turn-helix transcriptional regulator — protein MADETAPHVPASPASAPAGPASSAPESGIPHALTAAPGYQVRRLYQAYLAVWVRAVDPTLTGPQFAVLTAVDAAPGRDQRSMASAVALDTSTMADVARRLESRGLIVRRADAADGRRKLLYLTEEGKRTLHGAHERARRLDERLLEPYDPVQRADLMRLLSSLADRWEGMAGDL, from the coding sequence ATGGCTGACGAGACCGCGCCCCACGTGCCCGCATCCCCCGCGTCCGCGCCCGCCGGACCGGCGTCCAGCGCACCGGAATCCGGGATTCCGCACGCCCTGACGGCCGCTCCCGGGTACCAGGTGCGCCGGCTCTACCAGGCGTATCTCGCGGTGTGGGTGCGCGCGGTCGATCCGACGCTCACCGGCCCGCAGTTCGCGGTGCTGACGGCCGTGGACGCGGCGCCGGGGCGGGATCAGCGGTCGATGGCCTCGGCCGTGGCGCTGGACACCTCCACGATGGCGGATGTGGCCCGGCGGCTGGAGAGCCGGGGCCTGATAGTCCGCCGCGCCGACGCCGCGGACGGACGGCGCAAGCTGCTGTACCTCACCGAGGAGGGCAAGCGGACCCTCCACGGCGCCCACGAACGGGCCCGCCGGCTGGACGAACGGCTGCTGGAGCCGTACGACCCCGTGCAGCGCGCCGACCTGATGCGCCTGCTGTCATCCCTGGCCGACCGCTGGGAGGGCATGGCCGGGGACCTCTGA
- a CDS encoding zf-HC2 domain-containing protein, with translation MLCSRIRTALSARLDGEELPPGITARGLDGHLADCPDCRAWDAQARALTAAIDRAAARAEGGGLRTRTAGAAPSDAGAPPSDGRAPAAGGTVVPLGDPAAVEALLARVRPVPAPDAAPTAPVDASGGRTH, from the coding sequence ATGCTCTGCTCGCGCATCCGTACGGCACTCTCCGCCCGCCTCGACGGCGAGGAGCTGCCCCCTGGGATCACCGCCCGCGGCCTCGACGGCCATCTCGCGGACTGTCCGGACTGCCGCGCATGGGACGCCCAGGCGCGAGCGCTGACGGCGGCCATCGACCGCGCCGCCGCGCGTGCGGAAGGAGGCGGCCTCCGCACGCGTACCGCCGGCGCCGCGCCCTCCGACGCGGGCGCGCCGCCCTCCGACGGACGGGCACCCGCCGCCGGCGGGACCGTGGTTCCGCTCGGCGACCCGGCGGCCGTCGAGGCGCTGCTCGCCCGTGTGCGTCCGGTGCCCGCACCGGACGCCGCGCCCACCGCACCGGTGGACGCGTCCGGCGGACGGACGCACTGA
- a CDS encoding alpha/beta fold hydrolase, with product MVLPGITGPAVAMDFVARELTDLVRPLVVDVRGRGLSDGESPGPGGGGGGYGLAAYAEDTEAVSAALAPSRPVLFGHSTGGRIAVAGSWPRRPRREQELRARRPSSRERRAVVATHRGFATEDFFDRWPPVPGPAALPYGADSPAVTAVGAEEARALLPSASFTAVPDAGHMILWGTPSAAPRAAPRPMLGWAPSAGRAGGAVLGGAGVNDGDVSMAMPVRGGRPGSP from the coding sequence GTGGTCCTGCCGGGAATCACCGGTCCGGCCGTGGCCATGGACTTCGTCGCACGCGAACTCACGGACCTGGTACGGCCGTTGGTGGTCGACGTGCGCGGCCGGGGGCTGTCGGACGGCGAGTCCCCGGGCCCGGGTGGCGGGGGCGGCGGCTACGGCCTGGCGGCGTACGCCGAGGACACCGAGGCGGTCAGCGCGGCACTCGCGCCGAGCCGACCGGTGCTTTTCGGGCATTCGACGGGCGGGCGGATCGCGGTGGCCGGGTCGTGGCCGCGCCGACCGCGCCGGGAGCAGGAGTTGCGGGCCCGCCGGCCGTCCAGCCGCGAGCGGCGGGCGGTCGTCGCCACCCATCGCGGTTTCGCGACGGAGGACTTCTTCGACCGGTGGCCCCCGGTCCCCGGCCCCGCCGCGCTGCCGTACGGCGCGGACAGCCCCGCGGTCACGGCGGTGGGGGCCGAGGAGGCGCGGGCGCTGCTGCCGTCGGCCTCGTTCACCGCGGTGCCGGACGCGGGCCACATGATCCTCTGGGGCACCCCCTCGGCGGCACCGCGGGCGGCACCGCGCCCGATGCTCGGGTGGGCGCCGTCGGCGGGGCGCGCCGGTGGCGCGGTGCTGGGCGGTGCTGGCGTGAATGATGGTGATGTGAGCATGGCGATGCCGGTCCGCGGTGGCCGGCCCGGCTCACCGTGA
- a CDS encoding PE-PGRS family protein, producing MDAGRVLRGLRAAVFATVCVLLAALGHVVMSETAVPGWMLLAAGLPTAAGAWCLAGRERGPVLVGLLTVATQAGLHSAFSFGQALAAPADGRGASLAREWANTWLCGGQGLSAADIDAARMASQMGQMGAAGPMGSAHSPGAMDAMGGMPGMAGMASGHPGMHGGSAGGMLAAHLLVALLSAWWLWGGERAAFRLVRSVSARLFAPLVLVLRVVLPDAGSAPRPARQEPRCAVRRLLLAHAMSLRGPPREPAVV from the coding sequence ATGGATGCGGGGCGGGTTCTGAGGGGGCTGCGCGCCGCGGTGTTCGCGACGGTCTGTGTGCTCCTGGCTGCGCTGGGGCACGTGGTGATGTCGGAAACCGCGGTGCCCGGTTGGATGCTGCTCGCGGCCGGTCTGCCGACAGCGGCCGGGGCATGGTGCCTCGCCGGCCGGGAACGCGGGCCGGTACTGGTCGGGTTGCTGACCGTGGCCACCCAGGCGGGGCTGCACAGCGCCTTCTCGTTCGGGCAGGCGCTTGCCGCCCCCGCCGACGGGCGAGGGGCCTCGCTGGCACGGGAGTGGGCCAACACCTGGCTCTGCGGCGGGCAGGGACTGTCGGCCGCCGACATCGACGCGGCGCGGATGGCGTCGCAGATGGGTCAGATGGGGGCGGCGGGCCCCATGGGGTCGGCGCATTCCCCGGGAGCGATGGACGCCATGGGCGGCATGCCGGGGATGGCGGGCATGGCGTCGGGGCATCCGGGCATGCACGGCGGCAGCGCCGGCGGCATGCTCGCCGCGCACCTGCTGGTCGCCCTGCTCAGTGCGTGGTGGCTGTGGGGCGGTGAGCGGGCGGCGTTCCGGCTCGTACGGAGCGTTTCCGCCCGGCTGTTCGCGCCCCTGGTGCTGGTGTTGCGGGTCGTACTGCCCGATGCGGGGTCCGCCCCGCGCCCCGCCCGGCAGGAGCCGCGGTGTGCGGTGCGCCGGTTGCTGCTCGCCCATGCGATGTCCTTGCGGGGCCCGCCGCGTGAGCCGGCTGTCGTCTGA
- a CDS encoding cyclic nucleotide-binding domain-containing protein has protein sequence MPTVKHLFDAMPPDRRRRLTETAQEVSFPRATRVFEEGRRADRFWIIRSGRVALDQRVPGRQAAVVETLGRDELLGWSWLFPPYLWHLGAETVSAVEAVEFDATVVRALCESDPVLGRAMYLYVAETVAQRLHGTRVRLLELYGPQSGGTEQMEL, from the coding sequence ATGCCCACGGTCAAGCACCTGTTCGATGCGATGCCCCCCGACCGGCGCCGGCGGCTGACCGAAACCGCCCAGGAGGTGTCCTTCCCCCGCGCCACCCGCGTCTTCGAGGAGGGCCGCAGGGCCGACCGCTTCTGGATCATCCGCAGCGGCCGGGTCGCCCTCGACCAGCGCGTCCCCGGCCGGCAGGCCGCTGTCGTGGAAACCCTCGGCCGAGACGAACTCCTCGGCTGGTCCTGGCTGTTCCCGCCCTACCTCTGGCACCTCGGAGCGGAGACCGTCAGCGCCGTGGAGGCCGTCGAGTTCGACGCCACCGTCGTCCGCGCCCTGTGCGAGTCGGACCCGGTGCTGGGCCGGGCGATGTACCTCTACGTCGCCGAGACCGTCGCCCAACGGCTGCACGGCACCCGCGTGCGGCTGCTGGAACTCTACGGGCCCCAGAGCGGCGGGACGGAGCAGATGGAGCTCTAG